From Candidatus Omnitrophota bacterium, the proteins below share one genomic window:
- a CDS encoding nitrite/sulfite reductase — translation MKKPFTPNLKTPLDLLCKEELNKQAQGLHGAVSQEFRDISKADISWETEQIAKSHGVYLEFNRAKTGEEKHWMYLIRISNPGGGPITREQWRLFDELSDKHTKDTQGIPSLRLTNRQNIQFHWVSKQGVLEIVKKLAEAGKRSINGCGDNTRNVMGCPLSRSSDIFDANAWAQKAGAYFQLPLDPYIEVWALDPKYIRKPEESFSYGPRLLNRKFKLAFSTVHKDPHTGKIVPDNCVEALTNDMAVVPIVDNGKVSRFQIYIGGGQGERNGKPSMASLAQPLAIVSEKQLFQVLDAVVHVHEEWGDRQNRFWARIKYVVKKMGTDWYRQQVEARLGVKLDSPDLKLDYGARHLHFGWTLQPKNGLYAYGAFIENGRVTDASPNGKLKTMIREIMEKYPVELSVTPNQDALFTNVPQDARADFEADLKKHGFGLRNGKTYSHLRLHSGACVGRDTCRLTYTDSEKFEPFLVDELEKMGWADMAESIGITGCERQCFRPATKTIGLVGSGMDRYQLKLMGSESARHQGVPLLSAGGQGIYLRSIPREKVAAVIDALFRFYKANAKPGEDMGAYHHRIGMDAIIQHLKENPATAPLMLKPFPADCVIE, via the coding sequence ATGAAAAAGCCATTCACCCCCAATTTGAAAACGCCGTTGGATCTGCTCTGCAAAGAAGAGCTGAACAAGCAGGCCCAGGGTCTGCACGGCGCCGTGTCTCAGGAATTTCGGGATATCAGCAAGGCCGACATCTCTTGGGAAACCGAACAGATCGCCAAATCGCACGGGGTTTATCTCGAATTTAACCGCGCCAAAACCGGGGAAGAAAAACACTGGATGTACCTGATCCGCATCAGCAACCCCGGCGGCGGACCGATCACGCGCGAACAATGGCGGCTTTTTGACGAACTCTCCGACAAACACACCAAAGACACCCAGGGAATCCCCTCTCTCCGTCTCACGAACCGTCAGAACATCCAGTTCCACTGGGTCAGCAAGCAGGGTGTTCTGGAGATCGTAAAAAAGCTGGCCGAGGCCGGCAAGCGCAGCATCAATGGCTGCGGGGACAACACCCGCAATGTTATGGGCTGCCCCCTCTCCCGCTCTTCAGACATCTTCGACGCTAACGCCTGGGCTCAGAAGGCCGGGGCCTATTTTCAGCTCCCTCTCGATCCCTATATCGAGGTGTGGGCCCTTGATCCGAAATACATCCGTAAACCCGAAGAGTCTTTTTCCTACGGGCCGCGGTTGTTGAACCGCAAATTCAAACTTGCCTTCTCAACGGTCCATAAGGATCCGCATACCGGCAAGATCGTTCCGGACAATTGCGTCGAAGCCCTGACCAATGACATGGCGGTCGTGCCGATCGTTGACAACGGCAAGGTTTCGCGCTTCCAGATTTACATCGGTGGAGGACAGGGTGAGCGCAATGGCAAGCCCTCCATGGCCTCCCTTGCCCAACCGCTCGCGATCGTGTCCGAAAAACAGCTGTTTCAGGTCCTGGACGCGGTGGTCCATGTGCATGAAGAATGGGGCGACCGGCAGAACCGGTTCTGGGCCCGGATCAAATATGTTGTCAAAAAGATGGGAACGGATTGGTACCGCCAGCAGGTCGAAGCCCGTCTTGGCGTTAAATTGGATTCACCGGACCTGAAACTGGATTACGGCGCCCGGCATCTCCATTTCGGCTGGACGCTCCAGCCTAAGAACGGGTTGTACGCTTACGGCGCGTTTATCGAAAACGGCCGCGTGACCGACGCCAGCCCCAACGGAAAATTGAAGACCATGATCCGTGAGATTATGGAGAAATATCCTGTCGAATTGTCCGTGACGCCCAATCAGGACGCGTTATTTACAAATGTCCCCCAAGACGCCCGCGCCGATTTTGAAGCGGATTTGAAGAAGCACGGGTTCGGCCTGCGCAACGGAAAAACGTATTCCCATCTCCGCCTCCACTCCGGCGCCTGCGTGGGGCGCGACACCTGCCGCCTGACATATACGGATTCCGAAAAGTTCGAACCGTTTCTGGTTGATGAACTGGAAAAAATGGGGTGGGCCGATATGGCGGAATCCATCGGAATCACCGGATGCGAGCGCCAGTGCTTCCGTCCCGCGACCAAGACCATCGGCCTGGTCGGTTCCGGCATGGACCGGTATCAGTTAAAGCTCATGGGCAGCGAATCCGCCCGTCATCAGGGCGTTCCCCTCCTTTCTGCGGGCGGCCAGGGCATTTATCTGCGTTCAATCCCGCGGGAAAAAGTCGCCGCTGTCATCGACGCCCTCTTCCGTTTTTATAAGGCGAACGCCAAACCGGGCGAGGACATGGGCGCGTATCATCACCGGATCGGGATGGACGCGATCATCCAGCACCTCAAGGAAAATCCCGCCACCGCCCCGTTGATGCTAAAACCGTTTCCCGCCGATTGCGTCATCGAATAA
- a CDS encoding YbhB/YbcL family Raf kinase inhibitor-like protein has protein sequence MKQTFVVLLCLAVMSIAVPETCRSEGNAMKISSPAFSDDGMIPPKYTCQGSDINPQLDISEIPPNTKTLALIVDDPDAPSGDWVHWVLFNVAVTNRILENSAPGILGRNDFGRNTWGGPCPPSGTHRYLFKIYSLDTALELRAGATKKDLEKAMAGHILGKAVLTGLYKRIIF, from the coding sequence GTGAAACAAACTTTTGTTGTCCTGCTGTGCCTTGCCGTCATGTCGATTGCCGTTCCCGAAACCTGCCGATCGGAGGGAAACGCCATGAAAATTTCCAGCCCGGCTTTCTCAGACGACGGGATGATCCCCCCAAAATACACCTGCCAGGGAAGCGACATCAATCCCCAGCTCGACATCAGCGAAATACCGCCGAACACGAAGACGCTCGCCTTGATCGTTGATGATCCGGACGCTCCGTCAGGAGACTGGGTCCACTGGGTATTGTTCAACGTCGCGGTCACCAACCGGATTTTGGAAAACAGCGCCCCCGGGATCCTGGGGCGCAATGATTTCGGCCGCAATACCTGGGGAGGACCGTGTCCTCCGAGCGGGACGCACCGGTATCTTTTCAAAATTTACTCCCTGGACACGGCCCTGGAACTCCGGGCCGGGGCCACCAAGAAAGACCTTGAAAAAGCCATGGCCGGGCACATCCTGGGCAAGGCCGTTCTGACCGGACTTTACAAGAGAATCATTTTCTAA
- the amrS gene encoding AmmeMemoRadiSam system radical SAM enzyme, whose protein sequence is MRLPFSEATRHHIGRFWQVLDNKRILCNLCPRNCTLSEGQRGFCFVRQNIDGQMVLTTYGRSSGFCIDPIEKKPLNHFYPGSAILSFGTAGCNLGCKFCQNWDISKSREFDRLTDHASPKAIALAAQKTGCKSVAFTYNDPVIFAEYAMDVADACREIGVHPVAKTAGYITDEARPEFYRHMDAANVDLKAFTEEFYKKLTLSALQPVLETLLYLKKETTVWFEITNLLIPGENDSDKELHAMTEWITGNLGLDVPLHFTAFHPDYRMMDKPATTAATLTRARAIAISKGIRYVYTGNVHDASGGSTYCHQCKKLLIERDWYQLGEYHLVKRNTCPFCGAVCPGHFDDRPGTWGPRRQPVRINDFEGLSGLN, encoded by the coding sequence ATTCGATTGCCGTTTTCCGAAGCGACACGTCACCATATCGGCCGTTTTTGGCAAGTCCTTGACAACAAACGAATCCTTTGCAACCTTTGCCCCCGCAACTGCACCTTATCCGAAGGACAACGGGGGTTTTGTTTTGTCCGCCAGAACATAGACGGGCAGATGGTCCTCACCACATACGGCCGCAGCAGCGGCTTCTGCATTGATCCCATTGAGAAAAAACCGCTCAACCATTTTTACCCCGGGTCCGCGATCCTGTCCTTCGGCACCGCCGGGTGCAACCTGGGCTGCAAATTCTGCCAGAACTGGGACATCAGCAAATCCCGCGAATTCGACCGGCTCACCGATCATGCCTCGCCCAAAGCCATCGCCCTGGCCGCCCAAAAGACCGGGTGCAAAAGCGTGGCGTTCACGTACAACGACCCTGTCATTTTCGCCGAGTACGCCATGGACGTAGCCGACGCCTGCCGGGAAATCGGGGTCCATCCGGTTGCCAAAACCGCCGGATATATCACGGACGAAGCCCGTCCGGAATTCTACAGGCACATGGACGCGGCCAACGTTGATCTCAAGGCCTTCACGGAGGAATTTTACAAAAAATTGACCTTAAGCGCGCTGCAGCCGGTTTTGGAAACGCTGCTCTATCTCAAAAAGGAAACAACGGTCTGGTTTGAGATCACCAATCTGCTGATCCCGGGAGAGAACGATTCCGACAAGGAATTGCATGCGATGACCGAATGGATCACCGGGAATCTGGGCCTGGACGTTCCTCTGCATTTCACGGCCTTCCACCCGGATTACCGCATGATGGACAAACCCGCCACAACCGCCGCGACCCTGACCCGGGCCCGCGCGATCGCGATCAGCAAGGGCATCCGTTATGTTTACACCGGCAACGTCCATGATGCCAGCGGAGGAAGCACCTATTGTCATCAATGCAAAAAGCTGCTGATTGAACGCGACTGGTATCAGCTTGGGGAATATCATTTGGTAAAAAGGAACACCTGTCCATTCTGCGGCGCTGTTTGCCCCGGGCATTTCGACGACCGCCCGGGGACATGGGGGCCCAGACGGCAGCCGGTCCGGATCAATGACTTTGAAGGCCTCTCCGGCTTAAACTGA
- a CDS encoding sorbosone dehydrogenase family protein — translation MLGLVISGAAAEAQSPLPIDSIKLPPGFSISIYADNIPNARSMTLGDKGTLFVGSRTVGAVYAVVDDDKDNKADRVITIAQGLRMPNGVAFRDGSLYVAEISNIWRFDGIEENLDNPPQPVLVSRGFPSSGWHGWKFIRFGPDGKLYVPVGAPCNVCESDDLHFASILRMNPDGSDLKLFARGIRNTVGFDWDPQTRELWFTDNGRDNLGDNMPPDELNHAPQAGMHFGFPYCHGRTINDPEYAPVSVCGNYTPPVQELGPHVASLGMRFYTGAMFPEEYRNQIFIAEHGSWNRGEKLGYRVMLVKVKDNKAVSYEPFAEGWHEGEYVWGRPVDIEIMPDGSMLVSDDHAGAIYRITYQQVP, via the coding sequence ATGCTGGGGCTGGTCATTTCCGGGGCGGCGGCAGAGGCCCAAAGCCCCTTGCCGATCGACTCCATCAAGCTCCCCCCGGGATTTTCCATCTCCATCTACGCGGACAACATCCCCAACGCCCGCTCCATGACGCTCGGCGACAAGGGAACGCTTTTTGTCGGGTCGCGCACCGTTGGGGCCGTCTATGCCGTTGTAGACGATGACAAGGACAATAAAGCCGACCGGGTGATCACCATCGCCCAGGGCCTGCGGATGCCTAACGGAGTGGCATTCCGGGACGGTTCGCTTTATGTCGCGGAAATCAGCAACATCTGGCGCTTTGACGGCATTGAAGAGAACTTGGACAATCCCCCCCAGCCGGTCCTGGTCAGCCGCGGCTTTCCGTCCAGCGGATGGCATGGCTGGAAGTTCATCCGGTTCGGGCCGGACGGGAAGCTGTACGTCCCGGTCGGCGCGCCCTGCAATGTCTGTGAAAGCGACGACCTTCATTTTGCCTCGATCCTGCGCATGAACCCGGACGGGAGCGACCTGAAGCTCTTTGCCCGCGGCATCCGCAATACCGTCGGTTTCGACTGGGACCCGCAGACCCGGGAGCTCTGGTTCACGGACAACGGCCGGGACAACCTCGGGGACAATATGCCGCCTGACGAGTTGAACCACGCGCCCCAGGCCGGGATGCATTTCGGGTTTCCCTATTGCCATGGCCGCACGATCAACGATCCGGAATACGCGCCGGTGTCTGTCTGCGGCAACTATACCCCGCCGGTCCAAGAATTAGGACCGCACGTCGCCTCTCTGGGGATGAGATTCTATACCGGTGCGATGTTCCCTGAAGAATACCGCAACCAGATCTTCATCGCGGAGCACGGGTCCTGGAATCGGGGGGAAAAACTCGGTTATCGCGTCATGCTGGTCAAAGTGAAGGACAACAAGGCGGTTTCCTATGAGCCGTTTGCCGAAGGTTGGCACGAAGGGGAATATGTCTGGGGACGGCCGGTGGACATCGAAATCATGCCGGACGGCTCCATGCTGGTCTCGGATGACCATGCCGGAGCGATCTATCGCATCACGTATCAACAAGTCCCATAA
- a CDS encoding YqaA family protein, whose translation MSQTTVGKPWYRQPSLWARRLYNWVIHWASTPYAVPALFIVAFVESSIFPIPPDVLLMAMALGRPAQAFFYAFICSLGSVIGGLLGYVIGYFLWEAARSFFIPNVFSQELFDLVQKKYELYSFWVVFIAAFTPIPYKIFTIAGGVCHINLGGFILASAIGRSARFFIVATILYFLGEKAKRFIEKHFEWLTLAFGILLAGGFVLIKKVM comes from the coding sequence ATGTCACAAACAACGGTCGGAAAGCCCTGGTATCGGCAGCCGTCGCTTTGGGCGCGGCGGCTTTACAATTGGGTCATACATTGGGCGTCCACGCCTTACGCTGTCCCGGCCCTGTTCATCGTGGCCTTTGTGGAATCCAGCATTTTCCCGATACCGCCGGATGTTCTGCTGATGGCCATGGCCCTGGGCCGGCCGGCGCAGGCATTCTTTTACGCCTTCATTTGCTCCCTGGGATCGGTCATCGGAGGTCTGCTCGGTTACGTGATCGGATATTTTCTCTGGGAAGCGGCCCGGTCGTTCTTTATCCCCAACGTCTTCAGCCAGGAATTGTTCGACCTGGTCCAGAAAAAATATGAATTATACTCGTTCTGGGTTGTTTTTATCGCCGCATTCACGCCGATCCCTTACAAGATATTCACGATCGCCGGCGGTGTCTGCCACATCAACCTGGGGGGATTTATCCTGGCCTCGGCGATCGGGAGGTCAGCCCGGTTCTTCATTGTCGCGACAATTCTTTATTTTCTTGGGGAAAAGGCCAAGCGTTTCATCGAAAAACATTTTGAGTGGCTGACACTGGCCTTTGGAATTCTGCTGGCTGGAGGGTTTGTTTTGATCAAGAAAGTGATGTAG
- a CDS encoding Sir2 family NAD-dependent protein deacetylase — translation MHAIPEQCATLINEAQNISVLTGAGISTNAGIPDFRGPKGLYVTRQYDPDRVFDIEYFLQDPYPFYEFARDFIGLEQTIKPTFTHKFLAALENAGRLRGIVTQNIDSLHQKAGSEHVYEMHGSFWKSHCLECGQAFTYSWMKGALKNPGTPRCVCGGLIKPDIVFFGENVKHLPEASQLAHESDLFLVIGSSCVVYPAAMVPTLANGKIVIINKGAVHLDCYNISLTVDEDADAFLKQVAASLKIKVAP, via the coding sequence GTGCATGCCATCCCCGAACAATGCGCAACGCTCATTAACGAAGCCCAAAACATCTCTGTCCTGACCGGCGCCGGTATATCCACAAACGCGGGAATTCCGGATTTTCGCGGGCCCAAGGGGCTGTATGTGACGCGGCAATACGATCCGGACCGCGTGTTTGACATCGAATATTTCCTGCAGGACCCCTATCCATTTTACGAGTTCGCCCGGGACTTCATCGGGCTCGAGCAAACCATCAAGCCCACCTTCACCCACAAATTCCTCGCCGCTTTGGAAAATGCGGGCAGACTCCGCGGCATTGTGACCCAAAATATCGACTCGCTCCACCAGAAGGCCGGCTCCGAGCACGTGTACGAGATGCACGGCAGTTTTTGGAAAAGCCATTGCCTTGAATGCGGGCAGGCCTTCACCTACAGTTGGATGAAAGGCGCGCTCAAAAATCCGGGCACGCCGCGCTGCGTCTGCGGCGGATTGATCAAGCCGGACATTGTTTTTTTCGGAGAAAACGTCAAGCACCTGCCCGAAGCCAGCCAGCTGGCGCATGAAAGCGACCTGTTCCTGGTGATCGGCAGCTCCTGCGTGGTTTATCCGGCGGCCATGGTCCCGACCCTGGCCAACGGCAAAATCGTCATCATCAATAAAGGCGCAGTGCACTTGGACTGCTATAATATATCCCTGACCGTGGATGAGGACGCGGACGCGTTTCTTAAACAGGTCGCCGCGTCGCTAAAAATCAAGGTGGCTCCGTGA
- the acs gene encoding acetate--CoA ligase, whose translation MKKNKKPSTRPLDVTAATLDDLLKENRHFKAGPEFRRNSNIKSAAIYQKAAQNPQAFWAEQAKTLVWFKKWTKVLNWTKAPFAQWFINGKLNACYNCVDRHIQGSTRNKAALIWEGEPGDQRTLTYYDLYREVNKLANALKALGLKKGDRVAIYLPMIPEAVISMLACARIGAVHTVVFGGFSAEALRDRINDASAKLLITADGGYRRGNVIALKSAVDEAIKSCPSIEKVIVVNRTNTAVTMQEGRDVWYHNVVKTAQAFCKPEPMDSEDLLYILYTSGTTGRPKGIVHSTGGYMTGVTYTTKCVFDLKPEDVFWCTADVGWVTGHSYVTYGPLSNAATVVIYEGSPDWPQRDRFWRIIEKYGVTIFYTAPTAIRSFMKWGNAWPQGCDLSSLRLLGSVGEPINPEAWVWYYKYIGKGQCPIVDTWWQTETGSILISPLPGLTTLKPGSATRPLPGIEAKVVDEDGKEIKVGGGFLVLTSPWPSMLRGIYGDPERYVRTYWGRFDGKYYFTGDGAKKDKDGYLWLMGRVDDIMLVAGHNISTMEVESALVDHPCVAESAVVGIKDDIKGQAIAAFVTLKEGNAPGKEMEETLKQHVVVKIGSIARPSKIIFTADLPKTRSGKIMRRLLRDVAEGRALGDVTTLADAGVVEILKKKYEEE comes from the coding sequence ATGAAAAAAAACAAAAAGCCGTCAACCCGGCCTCTGGATGTGACAGCCGCCACGCTGGATGATCTTTTAAAAGAAAACCGCCATTTCAAGGCCGGTCCGGAATTCCGCCGCAATTCCAACATCAAATCCGCAGCTATTTACCAAAAGGCCGCCCAAAATCCTCAGGCCTTCTGGGCCGAACAGGCCAAAACCCTGGTCTGGTTCAAAAAGTGGACCAAGGTCCTGAACTGGACCAAAGCGCCGTTCGCCCAATGGTTCATCAACGGCAAGCTCAACGCCTGCTACAACTGCGTGGACCGCCACATCCAGGGCTCCACCCGCAATAAAGCCGCGCTCATCTGGGAAGGGGAGCCGGGCGACCAGCGCACCCTGACCTATTACGACCTTTACCGGGAAGTGAACAAACTGGCCAACGCCCTCAAAGCGCTTGGGCTGAAAAAAGGCGACCGGGTCGCCATCTACCTGCCCATGATCCCGGAGGCCGTGATCAGCATGCTGGCCTGCGCGCGCATCGGCGCGGTCCACACGGTTGTCTTCGGCGGCTTCAGCGCCGAGGCCCTGCGCGACCGGATCAACGACGCGTCGGCCAAACTCCTTATCACCGCCGACGGCGGCTACCGGAGGGGCAACGTGATCGCGCTCAAAAGCGCCGTGGATGAAGCCATCAAAAGCTGTCCGAGCATTGAAAAAGTCATCGTGGTCAACCGCACCAACACGGCCGTGACCATGCAGGAAGGCCGGGACGTCTGGTATCACAATGTTGTCAAAACCGCCCAGGCCTTTTGCAAGCCAGAACCCATGGATTCGGAGGACCTGCTCTATATCCTTTACACCTCCGGCACGACCGGACGGCCCAAAGGCATTGTCCATTCCACCGGAGGGTACATGACCGGGGTCACTTACACCACCAAATGCGTTTTCGACCTCAAACCCGAAGACGTGTTCTGGTGCACGGCGGACGTCGGCTGGGTCACGGGGCACAGCTATGTCACCTACGGCCCGCTGTCCAACGCCGCCACGGTCGTGATCTATGAGGGATCGCCGGACTGGCCCCAGCGCGACCGGTTCTGGCGGATCATCGAAAAATACGGCGTCACGATTTTCTATACCGCCCCGACGGCGATCCGATCGTTCATGAAATGGGGGAACGCGTGGCCGCAGGGGTGCGACCTGTCATCTCTACGCCTTTTGGGAAGCGTGGGCGAACCGATCAACCCCGAGGCCTGGGTCTGGTATTACAAATACATCGGTAAGGGGCAGTGCCCGATCGTGGACACCTGGTGGCAGACGGAGACCGGAAGCATTCTGATCTCGCCTCTGCCCGGGCTTACAACCCTCAAACCCGGCTCCGCCACCAGGCCTCTCCCCGGAATTGAAGCCAAGGTCGTTGATGAAGACGGGAAGGAAATCAAAGTCGGCGGGGGTTTTCTCGTGTTGACCAGCCCATGGCCGTCCATGCTGCGCGGGATTTACGGCGATCCAGAACGCTATGTCCGCACATATTGGGGCCGGTTCGACGGAAAATATTATTTTACCGGAGACGGCGCCAAAAAGGACAAAGACGGATATCTCTGGCTGATGGGCCGCGTCGATGACATCATGCTGGTCGCCGGGCACAACATCTCCACCATGGAAGTGGAAAGCGCGCTGGTGGACCACCCCTGCGTGGCCGAGTCCGCGGTCGTCGGGATCAAGGACGACATCAAAGGCCAGGCCATTGCCGCGTTTGTCACCCTTAAAGAGGGGAACGCTCCTGGCAAAGAGATGGAAGAGACCCTCAAGCAGCACGTGGTCGTCAAGATCGGTTCCATCGCCCGCCCGAGCAAGATCATCTTCACCGCAGACCTTCCCAAGACCCGCAGCGGCAAGATCATGCGCCGCCTGCTGCGCGACGTGGCCGAAGGCCGCGCCCTGGGCGACGTGACGACCCTGGCCGACGCGGGAGTCGTCGAAATTTTAAAGAAAAAATATGAAGAAGAATAG
- a CDS encoding succinate dehydrogenase cytochrome b subunit, with translation MDFSNQYLHSSIGKKQIVAVTGLMLILFVFGHMAGNFFIYGGPDAYNAYAKKLSSLRPGLYLVEFGLLLVFLVHMHVTFLLVMENIRARSVPYSVQKPKGERSWATRLMPYTGSIIIAFVIWHLLDFTFTDHHGARAILDGKDYGLYGVVYNAFSDITHSLLYIIAVACLGLHLSHGLESFFQTFGFNHPRYTPMIQNISRLFGLLMFLGYSSMPVFVLIKNFS, from the coding sequence ATGGACTTCTCCAACCAGTATCTTCATTCTTCTATAGGTAAAAAGCAGATCGTCGCCGTGACAGGGCTCATGCTGATCCTGTTTGTTTTCGGCCACATGGCCGGGAACTTCTTCATTTACGGCGGCCCTGACGCGTACAATGCCTATGCTAAAAAACTATCATCCTTACGGCCGGGGCTGTACCTCGTGGAATTCGGGCTTCTGCTTGTCTTTCTCGTGCATATGCATGTCACTTTTTTGCTGGTCATGGAAAACATCCGCGCCCGCTCCGTCCCGTACAGCGTGCAAAAACCGAAAGGGGAGCGGTCCTGGGCCACAAGGCTGATGCCGTACACCGGATCCATCATCATCGCGTTTGTGATCTGGCATCTGCTGGATTTCACCTTTACGGATCATCACGGCGCGAGGGCCATCCTGGACGGGAAGGACTACGGACTGTACGGCGTTGTCTACAACGCGTTTTCCGACATCACTCACAGCTTGCTTTACATCATCGCCGTGGCCTGCCTGGGCCTGCATCTGAGCCACGGGCTGGAAAGTTTTTTCCAGACATTCGGGTTTAATCATCCACGATACACCCCCATGATCCAGAACATCAGCCGCCTGTTCGGCCTGCTGATGTTCCTGGGCTACAGCAGCATGCCGGTTTTTGTGCTGATAAAAAATTTTTCCTGA
- a CDS encoding superoxide dismutase family protein yields the protein MKKILIMAVGLVSIGAAACYAVASQKAVAVIKGAEEGSPITGRAAFEETEQGLKVSVEVIGVPNPGPHGFHIHEKGSCEDLGNAAGGHYNPHGVQHGFLPEDGHGAAHAGDMGNIEIKADGSGTLELVLPEVSLSGEHNNVNGLAVILHEKTDDFGQPTGNAGGRIGCGIIKAEQAG from the coding sequence ATGAAAAAAATCCTGATTATGGCAGTAGGATTAGTCAGCATAGGCGCTGCCGCCTGTTACGCCGTGGCGTCTCAAAAAGCTGTTGCTGTCATCAAAGGGGCCGAAGAGGGATCTCCCATAACCGGGAGAGCCGCCTTCGAGGAAACCGAGCAAGGCCTTAAAGTATCTGTGGAGGTCATCGGCGTGCCGAACCCCGGCCCGCACGGATTCCACATCCACGAAAAGGGCAGTTGCGAAGATCTGGGCAACGCCGCAGGAGGACATTATAATCCACATGGCGTTCAGCACGGGTTTTTGCCCGAGGATGGGCACGGCGCGGCCCACGCCGGCGACATGGGCAACATCGAGATCAAAGCCGACGGCAGCGGGACTCTGGAACTGGTCCTTCCCGAAGTCAGCCTCTCGGGCGAACACAATAACGTCAACGGCCTCGCGGTCATCCTTCATGAGAAAACCGACGATTTCGGCCAGCCGACCGGCAACGCCGGCGGACGCATCGGCTGCGGGATCATTAAAGCGGAACAAGCGGGATAA
- a CDS encoding hydrolase, whose protein sequence is MYEITKCALLVIDVQGKLAAVMAESGRLTGNIQALVRAAQILKVPIIHTEQVPEKIGRTIPAIDGLLKGQDPVRKSSFSCFGSKEFAQKWAALDRSQVIVAGIETHVCVYQTVADLLSRKFEVQIVADAVSSRSPDNKAVALDLVKSLGAVVTTTEMIICELIRGADHEDFKDIIALVKSCKK, encoded by the coding sequence ATGTACGAAATCACTAAATGCGCTCTTCTCGTTATTGACGTTCAAGGGAAGTTAGCGGCTGTCATGGCCGAAAGCGGACGACTGACCGGCAATATCCAGGCCCTGGTCCGCGCAGCGCAGATCCTGAAAGTCCCCATCATCCACACCGAGCAAGTCCCGGAAAAGATCGGCAGGACCATTCCAGCCATAGATGGTCTTTTGAAGGGCCAGGATCCCGTCCGGAAATCCAGCTTCAGCTGTTTTGGCAGCAAAGAGTTCGCGCAGAAATGGGCGGCCTTGGACCGCAGCCAGGTCATCGTGGCCGGGATCGAAACGCATGTCTGTGTTTATCAAACGGTCGCGGATCTCCTGTCCCGGAAATTCGAGGTCCAGATTGTCGCGGACGCGGTTTCCTCGCGCTCCCCGGACAACAAGGCCGTCGCCCTGGACCTCGTCAAATCGCTGGGGGCCGTTGTCACAACCACCGAGATGATCATCTGCGAACTCATCCGGGGGGCGGATCACGAGGACTTCAAAGACATCATCGCGCTGGTCAAATCCTGCAAAAAATAG
- a CDS encoding CBS domain-containing protein, which yields MLLIKSIMKTDVITVKPQTPILEAIKLLTGNQISGMPVVTDDNRVVGILTEKDVLRILTKEKITYEDTVSLYMSRNVTVFNENDPVLTVSQFFERNPIRRVPIVRDGILVGIVSRRDIIAVILEAKSTMESYRFS from the coding sequence ATGCTGCTTATCAAATCCATCATGAAAACCGATGTCATCACCGTGAAGCCCCAAACACCCATCCTCGAGGCCATCAAACTGTTGACGGGTAACCAGATCAGCGGGATGCCGGTGGTCACGGACGACAACCGGGTCGTGGGGATTTTGACCGAAAAAGACGTCCTGCGGATTTTGACCAAAGAGAAAATCACCTATGAAGACACCGTGAGCCTTTACATGAGCCGGAATGTCACTGTTTTTAACGAAAACGATCCGGTCCTCACGGTTTCCCAATTCTTTGAACGCAATCCCATCCGCCGCGTTCCCATCGTCCGTGACGGGATCCTGGTTGGCATCGTCAGCCGCCGGGACATCATCGCCGTGATCCTCGAAGCCAAAAGCACGATGGAGTCGTATAGATTCAGCTAA